Part of the Pseudomonas sp. M30-35 genome is shown below.
TTGGTAATCCTAAGGCAATGGCGTTAGGAAACGCGATTACTGCGGATTCGTCAGGTATTGATGCTGTGCACTACAATCCGGCAGCCTTAACCAAATTGAAAGGACGCCAGATAGCGATAAAGTTGGTGACAGGTGTTTTGGATATTCGGTCGGAGTTTAAAGCACCAGAGAATTATGGTAATAGCTTTTTTGGTTTGTCTGATGACCCTGTCGCTAATACCTCTAGTAGAACCACCACATCTACAATGTATTTTCCTGGGTTGGGTGGGGCTACGAATGTGCCTGTTCTTTTTGCGCCTCTTGCCGGTATTTCCATTACCCCGCCAGGTTCAAAGTTTACTTTTGCAAATAATATTTACGCCCCTCAGGCGCTTGGTTATTCCCGTGATGACAACGACTCTGCCCGCTATCAAGGGAAGCAAGTTGCTATTCAGCGAATTACCTATTTTTCACCTTCAGTTGCTTATCAAGTTAATGATGAACTCTCGGTTGGCCTTTCTGTGGGATTTTCACACCAAGCATTGTATTTAAATGAAGACTTCCGTGCTCCAGGTGTACTAACTGGATTTACCGGCGCAGCTCAGGATGCATTGTGCACCGTTGATGGAAACCCATTTGAGGTGTTGTTAAATATCTGTGGTGGTGACTTAGGTCCGTTCACGGACATTGCAAATATCGATCTGGATTTGCAACAGTCACTTTCACCGACGTGGAATGTTGGTTTTCTTTGGGAGCCTGTTGACTGGTTTGCTTGGGGTGCTGTCTATCAAAGCGAAGCCAAGATGAAGCTTAAAGGAAAATACAATGTTTCATACAGTGATGACTGGCAAGGGTTCTGGCAGGGCCTGGACAGCTCACTGGTTGGTGCGGTTTTCAGTACCATCACTCCTGATGGTCTATTTGACAATGAACGCGGTAACGTTTCCCTCGACTTAACTTACCCGGCACACTTCTCCACAGGCATTAAGGTAAATCCGATACCTAAATGGCAAGTAAACTTCGATGTTAAGTGGACCGATTATGCCGCGTGGAATGAGTTTGAGATTAAGTTTGACCGCGAGCTGGATATCCTCACGATTGCCAGCTTGCTGTCACCCGATAATGCGACACCTACCAGTCTGATTCTGGATCGTGGTTATAAGTCTGTGTGGAGTTGGGCGTTAGGTCTGCAGTACCAATACAATGACCGACTGACCCTGCGGATGGGGTATGAGCCTAGGCCTTCAGCTATTCCAGGCAATAAGGCGGATGTTCTTGCGCCAATCGGTGATGCAACGCTATACGGCTTGGGTGCGGGATATCAATGGGACAAAGATACGGTTATTGACGTCGGCTTTAATTACTTGGTCAGCAAGCAGAACATTCCAGCAGGATCAAGTTGCAGTATCAACTGCTCGAGCATCGATGGCCTTGTCTATAACCCCTATGCGGACCTTGATGTTGAGTCAACCGTAAAAGCTTATGTGTTTGCCTTAACCTATCGAACCACTTTTTGAGTGATGCTTTGCTATGGATTTGCATAAACCGTTACTCCTATTTTGCACGCTATGCTGGGCGTCGGAGTCGCTTGCAGGCGCTCGCTACCTCACTTGGATTGATGATCAGGGTAGGGTGCACAATACGGTGACGAGCAAGGTATTCGTTCAGCAGCAAAGGCGTGCATCAAAACAGGTTCTGATAAGTGATCATGCGAGGTTTAACGAAGCAGGCAACTCATTAGCACGTCCGGTGCCGAACGAAAGTAAGCGGCGCTACTTCACATGGGTAGACGGAGACGGCACGCTACAAAACAGTTTCTACGCCGACCGTCCATTGCTGGCAGGCGGCTCGGAAGTCATTTTGTCGACAGGTGAACTGTCTTCAGAGTATATCGATGCTGATGTGCTTGAAGGCCGCGGTTATCAGCGTGATGGCGATGATGGGCAATATTACACGTGGGTCGACGAGCTGGGACGCATGCAAAACTCTCGGGTTGCTCCGCGTGTCAGTTCAGGTGCAGTCCCAAGTCTGGCGGCAATTGAATATACCGAAGGGCGTCAAATTGAGTTTTCCAAGAAGCCTATTTTGCTACCTAGCTTAAATGGACAGCGGACTGCAGCGATGACAGAACTGTTAACAGGAAGCAGGCAGTCTCAGCAAGGGCTTTATCGTGAGTTGACGGATCGTTGTTGCACACAAATGACTGATGATGACTTCACTGAGTTATCCAGTGATGAGCCGCGTTTTGAGGAGCTCAATCGTTTTTCGCCCAGTTTTGACTTTCCAATGGGGCGTAGTTATTACGCGGCGATAAAGTTGCCCACAGCTAAAACGAGTTATGGCTTGCGCGTGCGGAGCTTCGCCAATAAACAGGTGGTATATCCTTCGCTGCTGTTTCTTGATGCGCAGAAACGGCCCACTCGCTTGGTCAGTGACGCGGTGTACCAGTTGCATGCGGAGACATGGTCTCGCTTTGCTTTCATTGAGGGCGTCGTAAAAATTCAGGCGGTTACAAATGAACGCTATGTTCTGCTGCTGACCACCGAGGAGGACAAGGCTTTAAAGACGCTTGATAACAAGCCTTTCAAGCGTCCATTTCAGGAGGTTGTGGTTGACGAAGCTGGATTACAGGCCCGTGCCCATGCGGGTGTTGGCTCCTTTGAGATTGCGGTGATTCGTTAGCCGGAAATGCGGTATCAGAAAAAAGGCCGCTGTAAGCGGCCTTTTCTCGTTCTTGAGCTGCTTAGATTTCAGTGGAAAACTTATGGCCAAATAAGCTTTGGGCGAAACGCACACGCTCTAGTGGCGTTTCCTGAATATCATCTTTCGCAAGCTCCGCAATGCGCGCTTCAACTGCGTGGGCACGCAGTGTTAGTCCCGTGTCATTGGCGATTTGAATATTCAGGCCAGGGCGTGCATTCAGTTCTAGAATTAACGGGCCCTTTTCTTGGTCGAGTACCATGTCGACACCAATGTAGCCAAGCCCACATAACTCATAGCAGTTTGCTGCGAGGCCCATAAAGCCATCCCAGTCAGGCAGTTGAACACCATCTACCGCATTGGTCGTGTCAGGGTGCTTGGTGATTTTATTGTTGAGCCAGGTACCGTTCAAGGTCAGACCTGTCGCCAAGTCGACACCAACACCAATCGCGCCCTGGTGTAGGTTTGCCTTACCGCCAGACTGTCGCGTTGGCAGCCTGAGCATTGCCATTACCGGATAGCCCTTAAGCACAATAATGCGAATGTCCGGCACGCCTTCGTAGCTAATGCTTTTAAATATCTGATCCGGAATGACTCGATACTCAATTAGCGCACGATCGCGGTGGCCACCCAGTGAGTAGAGGCCCGTCAGAATGCTTGAGATCTGATGTTCAATATCTTCATGCGAAATGATCTTGCCTGAGACCGTGCGGTAACGATCTTCAAAACGATCGGCAACCACCAAAATACCGTCGCCGCCTGCGCCTTGCGCGGGCTTGACTACGAAGTCGGTACGATTGCCGATGATTTCACCGAGCTTATCAATTTCCTTTTCCGTAGAGATTACGCCATACATCTCAGGCACATTGATGCCTGCGTCGATGGCGCGCTCTTTGGTCAGAATCTTATCGTCCACAAGCGGATACAGGTGCCGTTTGTTGTACTTCAGCACGTAGTCCGCGTTGCGGCGATTGATACCCATGATGCCTTTGGCTTCAAGGGCCTTCCAGGTTTTCCATAGACCTAGCATGGCTCAATCCTTAAGGAAGGCTTTGAAGCGGAAAAGTTCAGTCAGGCGGTAGCCGCGATAACGACCCATAGCCAGCATGAAACCTACAAAAATAAGCAGTACGGCCGGGAAGGTAAACATGAAGTAAACCAACTCAGGGACGCTCATCAGCAGGTGCGCTAATGAGGCTGCAAAGAGGGTGCCGACGCCAACTTTAAAGGCATGCGATGCGCCACGTTCTTCCCATGTAATCGACAGGCGCTCAATGGTCATGGTCAAAATCACCATTGGGAACAGGGCAACCGACAAGCCGCGCTCAAGGCCAAGTTTATGGCTGAACAGGCTGATCACTGCAATCAAAACCACCACGAACGTCAACACCACCGAAAGTCTTGGCAGCATCTGTAATTTGAGGTGTTCTAGATACGAACGTAATGACAGACCCAGCGTGGTTATCACGGTAAATAGGACGATGCCGAAGCCAAGCTGGGTTTCACGGAAGGCTAACGCAATCAGTACCGGGGTGAAGGTGCCGAGGGTCTGCAGGCCGCCGAGGTTACGCAGGATCAGAATCAGCAATACGCCGATTGGGATCATGATCATGATCTGGAAGTTGTTTTGTGTCTGCAGCGGCAAGCCATACAGCGAGTAAGACAAGAAGTCGGCATCGGTGCTTTCATCTGTCAGCTTGGCCAGGCGAATCGCATTCATTTCACTGTTGTTCAGGGCGAACGATACTTGAGCCTGTTTACCACCTTCAATCTTGATCAGGTCCTCATCGCCAGTCCACCAGACCAGTCGATCGGCAGGTAAGCCTTGCTCGCCCGTTTCAGGGTTGAAGTAAAGCCATTTATCACCATTGAAGCTGCGCAACCACAGTTCTGGTGATTGCTGGGATTCAGCCAGCAGGCGCACGGTGTGGACGCGCTCCATGGGTACGTGAGCGATAGACAATAACAACTCAATGGCTTTCGCTTTGTTAGAAGTCGAAGCATCACCGCTGAGCAACAGCTTGGCATTGTCATCGTTAACGTTGTTAACACGCTTGATGGTTTCACTGATGAAGGTTTCAACATCAGCAGAGTGTTGGCGAATTGGTGCGAGAAGGGCGTCAGCAGCGATTTTTTCTGGGCCTTCGACTGGCAAGCTATCGCGGAAGATCGGGCCTTTGGCTTTGGCTTGCTCACCGCTATAGCGCTTGGTCAGAACCAGGCGGTAGTAAATGGTTTGTTTACCGCTGGCGCGACGGGCTGACCAAGTGACCTTACGGTTGCCGTCAACACGGTTAACACTTACCCCATAGTTATTTGAGATAAAGCTTTCATTGAGACTGACGTAGTCTTGGTTCAGTGGCGGGACAAACATTTGCAGTTTGACCGGTTCTTTTGAACTGGCTTGGAATTCGATCTTGGCATCAATATTCCAAAGGTCATCAGTTTCATCTGATGTCAGTGGAATACCAAGGATAAAGATTTGGTATGCCGTTATCAGAATACCCAAGCTCACCAAGATAGTGATCAGGATTTTCAGATGCAGGGTAAGAGAGCGCATGGGCATTACTCGCCAAGGGTTACGTCAGTGGTACATGCAGGTTTCCCTGATGCGTATTTAAGGCTGGGATCTATCAGTGCATTGAAGCGCTTTAGTGCTTCAGATCCAATTAGCAGCGGGTATTGGAATGCACTTCGGTCGGTCAAGTTCACTTCGATTGTGCGTTGTGCTTGTCCCATGCACACCTCAAGCTCGATTACAGGGCGCGCGGTGTAGGTTTTTTGCTCTTCAGGATCAAAGTCGCCCGAACGTCTTTTTATCTTACTGATACGTGCCAGTGGACGTTCAATCGGGTTGTCATGGGCATCATCTATCGCTAGATAGAAACGCACCCATGCCTCACCATCACGCTTGAAACGCTTAATGTCACGGGCGCTGAGTGATGCTGTTTTAGCGCCAGTATCCAGTTTAGCCGCTACTTCTGTATTGATCTCTGACAGTTTGACGTATTCATTCAGGCCGTAAACAGTTTTATCCGCAGCAATACTTACGCTGGGAGAGAGAAGCAGGCAAAAAATCAGTGCGAAGGGCTTCAGTCTCATAAGTCCTATTCGATGGCTCGGGCATATGGGTCACAAGGGCGACTAGGCTTTGCTGTCCATGCGCCTACGATTGAGAGTAGCAGGTAGCTCATCTTAGCTTCTGCGTGCAGGGCATTCTAACATGGCCATTTTGTGCAGTAACAGGCTCTTACAGCGCTTTCTTATACTGTAACTCATTCGTTGGCATAGATATTATGGTTGTAAATTGTCGACAATGTGATTGAGCTTCATTGACGCTATAGTGCTTTAGGGGTATTTTTCAACGAATAGCCATCTTGGTGTCAACAATGTGCTCAATGTGACAGAGGTTCCTATCGCCGCTGAAGATGAAAATGAAACGCGCTCTGAGCATGTGTTTCGGCGAATTCAAGCGGCAATCGTTAAAGGTGAAATTGCGCCTGGCAGCAAGATATCCGAGCCCGAACTTGCCCGTACCTATGGCATCAGTCGTGGGCCATTACGCGAAGCTATTCATCGGTTGGAGGGCCAGCGTCTATTGGTGCGCATACCTCATGTCGGTGCGCGTGTGGTGTCGCTAAATCACGAGGAACTGATCGAGCTTTACGAGATTCGTGAGTCACTCGAAGGCATGGCCTGCAAGTTGGCCGCGCAGCGAATGACACAGCTGGAAATCGATGAGTTGCGTCAGGTGCTCGAAACCCATGAGCGCGACGAAGCGTTCCAAGCGGGCCGCGGTTACTACCAGCAAGAAGGTGATTTTGATTTTCACTATCGAATTATTCAGGGCAGTGGCAATCGCACCCTGAGTCAGTTGCTTTGCGGTGAGTTATATCAACTGGTGCGAATGTACCGGATTCAGTTTTCCTCAACGCCAAACCGGCCGCACCAAGCCTTTGCCGAGCATCATCGGATCCTTGACGCAATCTCAGACCGCGATGGTGAGCTCGCAGAGCTACTGATGCGTCGGCACATCGCCGCTTCGAAACGCAATATTGAGCGCCATTATCTGGGCGAACAAGCAACGCCTAATCAATCACCATCATCTACTTCCCGAGGTGAGTCATGAGTTCGAAAACGCCAGGTCAGCGGTTCCGCGACGCAGTTGCTGAAGAGCATCCGTTGCAGGTTATTGGTGCGATCAATGCCAATCACGCATTACTCGCCAAGCGCGCAGGCTTCAAAGCCATCTATCTTTCCGGTGGCGGTGTTGCTGCAGGTTCGCTGGGGTTGCCTGACTTGGGCATAACAGGGCTGGATGATGTATTGACCGATGTTCGGCGCATTACCGATGTCTGCGATTTACCGCTATTGGTCGATGTGGATACCGGCTTTGGCGCCTCAGCGTTCAATGTCGCGCGTACGGTCAAGTCGATGATCAAATTTGGCGCGGCGGCGATTCATATTGAAGATCAAGTCGGTGCCAAGCGTTGCGGCCATCGTCCGAATAAAGAAATTGTTTCGCAGCAAGAAATGGTTGACCGCATCAAAGCTGCAGTTGATGCGCGTACTGACGATAGTTTTGTAATCATGGCACGTACAGATGCACTGGCGGTTGAGGGGCTTGAGTCTGCACTTGATCGCGCCGCTGCTTGTGTAGAGGCGGGTGCCGACATGGTATTCCCTGAGGCCATTACTGAGCTTGAGATGTACAAGCTGTTCGCCGATAAGGTTAAGGCACCGATTCTGGCCAATATCACCGAGTTTGGTTCGACGCCTTTGTTTACCACCGACGAATTGAAATCTGCGGATGTTTCTCTGGTTTTGTACCCGCTCTCAGCATTCCGAGCGATGAACAAGGCTGCAGAAAATGTTTACAACGCGGTGCGGCGTGACGGTACGCAGAAGAATGTGATCGACACGATGCAGACCCGTATGGAGCTTTACGACCGTATTAATTATCACGCATTTGAGCAGAGTCTCGATGCATTGTTTGCTGGCAAAAAAGCCTGAGATTAAGCGGTTCGCAGGTGGCTAAACAGCTACCGCGAACGAAGTTGCAGTATCCAAAACAAATTCAAGAGGAGAGAGCAATGGCTGAAGCTAAAGTATTGAGTGGCGCGGGCCTGCGGGGCCAGGTTGCCGGTCAGACAGCCTTGTCGACAGTTGGTCAAGAGGGTGCGGGCCTGACATATCGCGGCTATGACGTGCGTGATCTGGCGGCGCATGTAGGCTTTGAAGAAGTCGCCTATCTGCTGCTTTACGGAGAGCTGCCAAGTGCCGAGCAACTGACAGCTTACAAAAGCAAACTCAAAGCTCTGCGCGACCTGCCGCAAGCCCTGAAAGAAGTGTTGGAGCGCATTCCGGCCAATGCTCATCCGATGGATGTGATGCGTACGGGCGCGTCAGTTCTCGGCACGCTTGAGCAGGAGCTGAGTTTTGATCAGCAGCAAGACAAGGCTGATCGTTTGCTGGCAATTTTCCCCGCGATCATGTGCTACTGGTATCGCTTCAGTCATGACGGTGTGCGTATTGATTGCATGACTGATCAAGACTGCCTTGGCGGCCACTTCTTGCGTTTGCTGCATGGTAAAAAACCTAGCGAGCTGCATGTGCAGGTGATGAATGTTTCATTAATTCTGTATGCCGAGCACGAATTCAATGCCTCGACCTTCACCGCTCGGGTGTGTGCTTCGACGTTGAGTGATTTGTTCTCCTGTGTCACTGCTGCAATTGGCACCTTGCGCGGCCCTTTGCACGGTGGCGCTAACGAGGCGGCGATGGAAATGATCGAGAAGTTCGCCTCTGCTGACGACGCGACGGCGGGTACGCTCGCGATGCTTGAGCGTAAAGACAAGATCATGGGCTTTGGTCACGCCATCTACAAAGACTGCGATCCGCGCAATGAAGTGATCAAGCAGTGGTCGAAAAAGCTAGCGGATGAAGTTGGGGATACTGTGCTGTACCCAGTCTCCGAAGCGATTGATAAGACCATGTGGGAGCAAAAGAAACTGTTCCCGAATGCGGATTTTTATCATGCATCTGCTTATCACTTCATGGGCATTCCAACCAAGCTGTTTACCCCGATTTTCGTATGTTCGCGAGTAACCGGCTGGGCTGCGCATGTCTTCGAGCAACGCGCCAATAATCGCATTATTCGCCCGAGTGCTGAGTACACCGGCGTTGAACAGCGCCAAGTACCGCCACTCGAACAGCGCTAAGTAGCGCGCGCAATGCCGCAAAGTTTCAACCGTGTGGGGCGTTGCGAAAACAGATCTGATGAGTTCTGACTGATGAATACTGACTATCGCAAGCCCTTGCCCGGCACTCAACTGGACTATTTCGACACCCGTGCCGCGGTTGAGGATATTAAGCCCGGTGCCTACGACAAACTGCCATACACCTCCCGTGTATTGGCAGAGAACCTGGTGCGCCGCTGTGAGCCGTCAATGCTAACTGCAGCGCTGACGCAGATTATTGAGCGCAAGCGCGACTTGGACTTTCCGTGGTTTCCGGCACGTGTTGTCTGTCACGACATTCTGGGGCAGACCGCTTTGGTCGACCTTGCAGGCTTGCGCGACGCCATCGCTGAAAAGGGTGGTGACCCATCCAAAGTTAACCCGGTGGTGCCGACGCAGCTGATTGTTGATCACTCGTTGGCGGTCGAGCACGGCGGTTTTGAGGCTGATGCTTTTGAAAAGAACCGTGCGATAGAAGACCGTCGCAACGAAGATCGCTTTCACTTCATCAACTGGACCAAGAAAGCCTTTAAAAACGTTGATGTGATTCCGCCCGGCAACGGCATCATGCATCAGATCAACTTGGAGCGGATGTCGCCGGTGGTTCACTCTCGTGACGGTGTTGCATTCCCGGATACCCTGGTTGGGACTGATAGCCACACGCCGCACGTTGATGCGCTGGGTGTAATCGCCATTGGTGTGGGCGGTCTCGAGGCCGAAAGCGTGATGCTTGGTCGTGCTTCCTATATGCGTTTGCCAGACATTATCGGCGTTGAACTGACTGGCAAGCGCCAGCCTGGGATCACGGCGACAGATATCGTATTGGCGATTACCGAGTTCCTGCGCAAAGAGAAGGTCGTTTCTGCCTATCTGGAGTTTTTCGGTGCTGGAGCCAATGCCCTTACCCTTGGCGACCGCGCAACTATTTCCAATATGACGCCTGAGTTCGGGGCGACCGCGGCCATGTTCTATATCGATGGGCAAACCATTGATTACCTGACGTTGACCGGGCGCGATAGCGAGCAGGTCAAACTGGTAGAGAATTACGCGAAAACCACAGGCTTGTGGGCTGACACCCTGACTAATGCTGAATACGAGCGCGTGCTGACATTCGATTTGTCGACTGTGGTGCGCAATATCGCCGGGCCATCTAACCCGCACCGCCGGGTGCCCACTTCCGAATTGGCTGCTCAGGGTATTAGTGGAATTGTCGAGAACGAGGAAGGGTTGATGCCGGATGGCGCGGTGATTATCGCTGCGATCACCAGCTGCACCAACACCAGTAACCCGCGTAACGTGATTGCCGCCGGTTTGATCGCACGAAATGCGAACGAGCGTGGTCTTACGCGCAAGCCTTGGGTGAAAACCTCACTGGCACCGGGTTCAAAAGCTGTTCAGCTGTACCTCGAAGAAGGCAAGTTGTTGCCCGAGCTTGAAAAGCTGGGTTTTGGCATTGTCGGTTTTGCCTGCACCACCTGCAATGGTATGAGTGGTGCGCTGGACCCAGCTATTCAAAAAGAAGTAATTGATCGCGACCTGTACGCTACAGCGGTGTTGTCTGGTAACCGTAACTTCGATGGGCGGATTCATCCGTACGCCAAACAAGCCTTCCTGGCTTCACCGCCGCTCGTGGTTGCTTATGCGATTGCCGGTACTATTCGTTTTGATATCGAAAAAGATGTGCTGGGCATCGACAAAGACGGCCAGCCAGTAACCTTGAAAGATATTTGGCCGTCGGATGAAGAAATTGACGCCGTGGTCAAGGCCAGCGTTAAGCCTGAGCAGTTTAATCAGGTCTATATTCCGATGTTTGCCATCGAAGAAGACACCGGGCCTAAGGTCAGCCCACTGTATGAGTGGCGACCACAGAGCACCTATATTCGTCGCCCTCCGTATTGGGAAGGCGCACTGGCGGGTGAGCGTTCGCTTACCGCAATGCGCCCTTTGGCAGTGTTGCCAGACAACATCACCACGGATCACCTGTCGCCATCCAACGCTATTATGCTCAACAGCGCTGCTGGCGAGTACTTGGCGAAAATGGGTTTGCCTGAGGAGGACTTCAACTCCTACGCAACCCACCGTGGAGACCACCTGACTGCTCAACGTGCAACCTTTGCCAACCCCAAGTTGATCAATGAAATGGTCACGGAAAACGGCGTGGTTAAACAAGGATCACTGGCGCGAATAGAGCCTGAAGGCACTGTCACGCGTATGTGGGAAGCGATTGAGACCTATATGCAGCGCAAGCAACCGCTGATCATCATTGCTGGCGCTGACTACGGCCAAGGCTCTTCACGTGACTGGGCAGCAAAAGGCGTACGCCTGGCAGGTGTTGAAGCCATTGCAGCTGAAGGGTTCGAGCGTATTCACCGGACCAATCTCGTTGGTATGGGTGTACTGCCGCTGGAGTTCCAGCCTGGCGTAACGCGTCACACGCTGGGAATTGATGGCACTGAAACCTATGACGTGACTGGCCAGCGCACGCCGCGCGCAACCTTGACCTTGGTGATCAACCGTAAAAATGGTGAGCGCTTGGAGGTGCCGGTGATTTGCCGTCTGGATACCGCAGAAGAGGTCTCTATCTACGAGGCTGGCGGCGTATTGCAGCGTTTTGCTCAAGATTTTCTTGAGTCGAGCGGTGCGGTGTAACCCACTTTAATTTGCCCCGGCAGCGCTGACAGGCAGCTTCGAGCAGCGCCGCCGAGGTTAATCAGGACGTATTCACATGGCTCACGCTCCCCAGGTAAAAGTAGCCGCGACCTATTATCGTGGTGGTACCAGCAAAGGCGTGTTTTTTGCGCTTGATGATTTACCCAATGACGCACAGGTACCGGGCGCCGCACGCGATGCATTACTGCTCAGGGTAATTGGCAGTCCAGACCCTTACGGCAAGCAGATTGACGGCATGGGCGGAGCGACTTCAAGTACCAGCAAGACCGTCATCGTGTCCAAGAGCAAACAACCTGAACATGATGTTGATTATTTGTTCGGCCAGGTTTCAATTGATAAGCCGTTCGTTGACTGGAGTGGTAACTGCGGCAATTTGTCGTCGGCTGTCGGTCCGTTTGCGATTCGCAGCGGCATGCTTGATCCAGAGCGGGTACCTGAAAATGGTGTCGCTATTGTGCGCATCTGGCAGGCCAATATCGGTAAAAGCATTATTGCTCATGTACCCATTACCAATGGCGAAGTGCAGGAAACCGGTGAGTTCGAACTTGATGGCGTGACCTTTCCTGCCGCGGAAGTAAAGCTCGAGTTTGTTGACCCTGCGGCGGAGGAAGAGGGCGTTAGTGGCTCAATGTTTCCGACGGGTAACCTGGTCGATGATCTTGAGGTGCCGGGCGTTGGTGTATTGCAGGCAACCATGATCAATGCCGGTATTCCGACGATTTTCATTAATGCCCAAGACATTGGTTTTACTGGCAGTGAACTGCAGGACGCGATCAATGGCGACGCTAAAATACTGGCTATGTTTGAACGCATACGAACGCATGGCGCAGTGCGTATGGGGCTGATCAAGCACACTGATGAAGCAGCCAAACGCCAGCACACGCCCAAGGTAGCCTTTGTGTCTGCGCCGGTCGATTACATAAGCTCCAGCGGCAAAGCGGTCGCTGCGCAAGATGTCGACTTGCTGGTCAGGGCGATGTCCATGGGTAAGTTGCATCACGCCATGATGGGTACCGCTGCTGTGGCAATCGGTACTGCGGCGGCAATTCCCGGCACCTTGGTCAACCTTGCGGCCGGCGGCGGTGAGCGGGTTAGCGTACGTTTCGGACATCCATCAGGGACTTTGGTCGTCGGTGCCGAAGCGAAACAGGTTGACGGACAATGGTCGGTCGCCAAGGCGATCATGAGTCGCAGTGCGCGGGTATTGATGGAGGGTTGGGTGCGAGTGCCGGGCTAGGTAAGGCAGCGCGGGAGATAATGTCAGAGTGCCGGGCATGAGTGTTGGCCCAGCACTCATGCCCGCGTGTTGGCGCTTTACTTCAGGCGCCGCTCGACACCTTTTTCGACGAGGATCTTTGCTGAAATCTCTTCGACAGAGAAGTGCGTCGAGTTGATGTAGTTGATGTTTTCACGGCGGAACAGGTTTTCGACCTCACGGACCTCAAACTCACACTGCGCGAAGCTTGCATAACGGCTATTGGGTTTGCGCTCGTTACGAATGGCGGTGAGGCGATCAGGGTCGATGGTCAGGCCAAACAGCTTTTCTTTGTATTTTTTCAGCGCATTGGGCAGTTGCAGACTCTCCATATCGTCTTCGGTCAACGGATAGTTGGCTGCTCTGATGCCGTATTGCATGGCCATATATAGGCAAGTTGGTGT
Proteins encoded:
- the prpC gene encoding 2-methylcitrate synthase, encoding MAEAKVLSGAGLRGQVAGQTALSTVGQEGAGLTYRGYDVRDLAAHVGFEEVAYLLLYGELPSAEQLTAYKSKLKALRDLPQALKEVLERIPANAHPMDVMRTGASVLGTLEQELSFDQQQDKADRLLAIFPAIMCYWYRFSHDGVRIDCMTDQDCLGGHFLRLLHGKKPSELHVQVMNVSLILYAEHEFNASTFTARVCASTLSDLFSCVTAAIGTLRGPLHGGANEAAMEMIEKFASADDATAGTLAMLERKDKIMGFGHAIYKDCDPRNEVIKQWSKKLADEVGDTVLYPVSEAIDKTMWEQKKLFPNADFYHASAYHFMGIPTKLFTPIFVCSRVTGWAAHVFEQRANNRIIRPSAEYTGVEQRQVPPLEQR
- the prpF gene encoding 2-methylaconitate cis-trans isomerase PrpF → MAHAPQVKVAATYYRGGTSKGVFFALDDLPNDAQVPGAARDALLLRVIGSPDPYGKQIDGMGGATSSTSKTVIVSKSKQPEHDVDYLFGQVSIDKPFVDWSGNCGNLSSAVGPFAIRSGMLDPERVPENGVAIVRIWQANIGKSIIAHVPITNGEVQETGEFELDGVTFPAAEVKLEFVDPAAEEEGVSGSMFPTGNLVDDLEVPGVGVLQATMINAGIPTIFINAQDIGFTGSELQDAINGDAKILAMFERIRTHGAVRMGLIKHTDEAAKRQHTPKVAFVSAPVDYISSSGKAVAAQDVDLLVRAMSMGKLHHAMMGTAAVAIGTAAAIPGTLVNLAAGGGERVSVRFGHPSGTLVVGAEAKQVDGQWSVAKAIMSRSARVLMEGWVRVPG
- the acnD gene encoding Fe/S-dependent 2-methylisocitrate dehydratase AcnD, whose protein sequence is MNTDYRKPLPGTQLDYFDTRAAVEDIKPGAYDKLPYTSRVLAENLVRRCEPSMLTAALTQIIERKRDLDFPWFPARVVCHDILGQTALVDLAGLRDAIAEKGGDPSKVNPVVPTQLIVDHSLAVEHGGFEADAFEKNRAIEDRRNEDRFHFINWTKKAFKNVDVIPPGNGIMHQINLERMSPVVHSRDGVAFPDTLVGTDSHTPHVDALGVIAIGVGGLEAESVMLGRASYMRLPDIIGVELTGKRQPGITATDIVLAITEFLRKEKVVSAYLEFFGAGANALTLGDRATISNMTPEFGATAAMFYIDGQTIDYLTLTGRDSEQVKLVENYAKTTGLWADTLTNAEYERVLTFDLSTVVRNIAGPSNPHRRVPTSELAAQGISGIVENEEGLMPDGAVIIAAITSCTNTSNPRNVIAAGLIARNANERGLTRKPWVKTSLAPGSKAVQLYLEEGKLLPELEKLGFGIVGFACTTCNGMSGALDPAIQKEVIDRDLYATAVLSGNRNFDGRIHPYAKQAFLASPPLVVAYAIAGTIRFDIEKDVLGIDKDGQPVTLKDIWPSDEEIDAVVKASVKPEQFNQVYIPMFAIEEDTGPKVSPLYEWRPQSTYIRRPPYWEGALAGERSLTAMRPLAVLPDNITTDHLSPSNAIMLNSAAGEYLAKMGLPEEDFNSYATHRGDHLTAQRATFANPKLINEMVTENGVVKQGSLARIEPEGTVTRMWEAIETYMQRKQPLIIIAGADYGQGSSRDWAAKGVRLAGVEAIAAEGFERIHRTNLVGMGVLPLEFQPGVTRHTLGIDGTETYDVTGQRTPRATLTLVINRKNGERLEVPVICRLDTAEEVSIYEAGGVLQRFAQDFLESSGAV